The genomic stretch CCTTCTGCCAATTGCCCAGCGCCTCCGGCGACAGCTGATCGAGCGGCGTCATCTGCAAGCCCAAATTTTCGAGCTGCTTGCGCACCGCCGGGTCGCTCAGCGCCTCGACCGCCGCCGCATTGAGTTTTGCCACGATCTCTTTCGGCGTGCCCTTCGGCACCCACAGCCCCGACCACAGCGTCATGTGGAAACCCGGCAAGCCTGCCTCGTCCACGGTCGGAATGTCCGCGGCCTGCTCTGCTCGCCTGGAGTCGGTGACAGCGTAACCGCGGATGGTACCGGCGTGCACCTGGTTGATGGAGTTGGACAGCTGATCGACAATGATATCGATCTGGCCGGCGACGAGGTCGTTCAGCGCCGGACCCGTGCCGCGATACGGCACATATTGCAGCTTGATGCCGGTTACGTTCTCAAAATACAGCCCGGCGATATGACTGCCCGAACCCGCGCCGGCCGTGCCGGCGGCCGCCGGAACCGGACGCGACTTCAGCCATGCCAAAAGCTCCTTCAGCGATTTCGCAGGCACCGCATTCTTGCTGACGATGATCATGGGATTGCTCGGCAACAGCACCACCGGCTCCAGATCGGCCACGAGGTCGTAGCCGAGCTTGTAGATCGCGCCATTGGCGACGTTGGTGCCGAGATGGCCGAAACCGATGGTGTAACCGTCGGGGGCCGAACGCACGGTGCGGCCGACGCCGAGCGAGCCGCCCGCCCCGGTCACGTTCTCGATCAGGATCGTCTCGCCGAGCTTGAGCTTCATGCGTTCGGCCAGGATCCGCATCATGGCATCGGATGGACCACCCGCCGAGAACGGCACGATGACGGTGATCGGATGCGACGGATAATTCTCCGCGGCCGCGGCGCCGCCCAACGCCAACATCGCGACCAGTGTGGCCCAAATCGCCCTTCGCATCGTATCCTCCCAAAACGCTCACTATCGTCATTGCGAGGAGCACTTGCGACGAAGCAATCCATACTTCCTATGCCGCACTATGGATTGCTTCGCTTCGCTCGCAATGACGGGTTAGAGCGCCGCAATGCCGCCTTACAAATTCGCGTAGTCGATCGGCTGGAAACGATCGAGCGTGCGCGTGACCGGCGGCAACGGATACTTAAGCCCTGTCGCGCAATTGAACAGCATCACGCGATCATTTTTCGTCACCCGGCCGTCGGCGAGGCTCTGCTGGTAGGCGGCGTAGGTCGCAGCGCCTTCCGGACACAGCAGCAGGCCCTCCTCGCGCGCGACTTCGTTGAGCGCAGCAGAAATCTTCTCGTCGTCGACCGCAATCGCAAAACCCTTGCTCTCGCGGACCGCGCGCAGGATCAGAAAATCTCCGACCGCCTGCGGCACGCGAATGCCGGACGCGATAGTGTGGGCATCTTCCCAGCGCGGCGCGTGCTCGGTGCCTGCTTCAAAAGCGCGCACCATCGGCGCGCAGCCGGAGGCCTGCACCGCGACCATGCGCGGGCGCTTGGCGCCGATGAAGCCGATGGCCTCGAGTTCGGCGAACGCCTTCCACATCCCGATCAGGCCGGTGCCGCCGCCGGTCGGATAGAAGATCACATCGGGCACTTCCCAGCCGAGCTGTTCGGTCAGTTCCAGGCCCATCGTCTTCTTGCCCTCGATCCGGTACGGCTCCTTCAGGGTTGAGGTATCGAACCAGCCGGCCTTCGCCTTGCCCTCGCCAACGATCTTGCCGCAATCGTCGATCAGCCCGTTGACGCGATAGACGGTAGCGCCCTGCAGCTCGATCTCGCTGACATTCACTTCCGGGGTATCGGCCGGGCAGAAGATCGTGGTCTTGATGCCGCAGGAGGTCGCATAGGCCGCAAGTGCTGCACCCGCATTGCCGTTGGTCGGCATCGCCATGTGCCTGATGCCGAGCGCCTTGCCCATCGACACCGCCATCACGAGGCCGCGCGCCTTGAACGAGCCGGTCGGCAGCCGGCCTTCATCCTTCACGATGATCTCGCCGCCGCCAAGCTTCTTCGACAGTTTCGGCAGCCGGATCAGCGGCGTCGTCACTTCGCCCAAGCTGACGATGTCGGCGACTTTGCGCACCGGCAGCATCTCGCGGTAGCGCCACATGTCGGCCGGGCGCTGCGCCAGCGCGTCCTTGGTCAGCGCCTTCTTCACACCGGCGAGATCGTAGCGCACCAACAGCGGCTTGCCGGCCTTGGAGAGGTTATGGATCTGGTCGGCGGGATAGTGATCGCCTTCCATCGCGCATTCGAGATGGGTCACGAACGTTGGGCGTTCGATTCGGAGATTGTCATTGTCTTTCACGGATGGTTTTCTTTCTTGTCCCAGCGTTCTTGTTATCCGTCATTGCGAGGAGCGTCAGCGACGAAGCAATCCATAGCGCCACGAGTGGATAGGTGGATTGCTTCGCTTCGCTCGCAATGACGGTGGCCCTAAATATTCAACACCCGCCCATAGGCGTCCAGCACCGCTTCCTTCATCATCTCCGACAGCGTCGGATGCGGGAAGATGGTGTGCATCAGCTCTTCTTCCGTGGTCTCCAGATTCATCGCGACCACATAGCCCTGGATCAATTCCGTCACCTCGGCGCCGATCATGTGCGCGCCGAGCAACTGGCCGGTCTTCTTGTCGAAGATGACCTTGACCAGGCCCTGATCCTCGCCGAGCGCGATCGCCTTGCCGTTGCCGACGAACGGGAAGCGGCCGACCCGGATTTCGCGGCCGCCTTCCTTGGCGCTGGCTTCGGTGAGACCGACCGAGGCGATCTGCGGGTTGCAATAGGTGCAGCCGGGAATGAGGTCCTTGTCGGTGGCATGCGGATGCAGGCCCTTGATGGCTTCGACGCAGACCACGCCTTCATGCTCGGCCTTGTGCGCCAGCATCGGGGGACCGGCGACGTCGCCGATGGCGTAGATGCCGGGAACATTGGTCTTGCCAAAACCGTCGATCACGACGCAGCCGCGGTCGGTCTTGACGCCGAGTTTTTCCAGCCCGAGATTTTCGATATTGCCGACGACGCCGACCGCCGAAATCACCCGCTCGAACTCGACCGTTTGCGGCTTGCCCTTGCCGTCGTCGATGGTCGCGACCACGCTGTCGGTCTTCTTCTCGAGTTTTGTGACTTTGGTGCCGGAGAGAATCTTGATGCCCTGCTTCTCGAAACGCTTGCGCGCGAGGCCGGCGATCTCGGCGTCCTCGACGGGCAGGATCTGCGGCAGCACCTCGACCACGGTCACGTCGGAGCCCATGGTGTGGAAGAACGACGCGAATTCGACGCCGATCGCACCGGAGCCGACCACCAGCAGCGATTTCGGCATCTTCTCCGGCACCATCGCCTCGAAATAGGTCCAGACCAGTTTTTGGTCGGGCTCGAGCCCGGGCAACACGCGTGGCCGCGCGCCGGTCGCGATGATGATGTGCTTGGCCTGATAGGCGCCCTCGCCGAGCGCCCCCTTCGGCGCCTCAACGTCCGATTTCTTCACCGTGACCTTGCCGGGCGCGTCGATCGAGGCGTCGCCCCAGATGATGGAAACCTTGTTCTTCTTCATCAGGAAGCCGACGCCGTCATTGAGGCGCTTTGACACCCCGCGCGAGCGCTGCACCACGGCCTTCGGATCGTAGGAGATCTTCTCGGCCGAGAGCCCGTAATCCTTGGCGTGCTGCATGTAGTGGAAGATTTCAGCCGAGCGTAACAGCGCCTTGGTCGGGATACAGCCCCAGTTCAGGCAGATGCCGCCGAGGTAGGACTTTTCGACGATCGCGGTCTTGAAGCCGAGCTGCGCCGCCCGGATCGCGGTGACATAGCCGCCCGGACCGGCGCCGATGATGATGATGTCGAAGGATGTATCGGCCATGGTGGCTCCCGGGTCAGATCTGTCTAGCAGGCGATATTGCGCCAAAGGTTTTGAGTATCAGGTGATGCATGAGTATAGCTGCGGCAAGCGCGCCAGCCTCCAGACTTGTGAGCCCGTCGACCCAGCGAAGGCACCAGCACGTCACAATGGCTGCGAGCAGGAGCGCCAGCAGAAGCATCGAATGACCGCTTGCGCGAAACAAGGCGTAGTACATGGCAAGAGCCGCGATCGCCAGCCCGCCATATACCGCCAGCGTGAAGGGCAGCAAGGCAAATCCCACGTCTTGAGCCGGAAGCGTCGAAGGCATGCTCCACCAAATTGGGAGATAGAGCACCAGCAGGAAACCACAACCAGCGACCACGTGGCGCATTTCAAGCCGCCTTCGCCGCTACACCAGCATCATGACGGGGTTTTCGATCAGCATCTTGAAGGCGCCAATCAATTCGGCGCCGAGCGCGCCGTCGATGGCGCGGTGATCGCAGGACAAGGTCACGCTCATCATATGCGCCGCCTCGACCTTGCCGCCGCGCACCACCGCGCGTTCCTCGCTGGTTCCGACCGCCAGGATGGTCGCGTGCGGCGGGTTGATGACAGCGGTGAAATGACTGATGCCATACATGCCGAGGTTGGACACCGCCGTGGTGCCGCCCTGATATTCTTCCGGCTTGAGTTTCCGGGCGCGGGCGCGCGCCGCAAAATCCTTCATCTCGCCTGAGATCGTCGACAGCGATTTGGTTTCGGCCTTGCGGATGATCGGCGTGATCAGGCCGCCCGGCATCGCAACGGCCACCCCGATGTCGGAATGCTTGTGCTTGAGCATGCCGCTTTCGGTCCAGCTCACATTGCAATTGGGAATCCGCTGCAGCGCGACCGCCATCGCCTTGATGACGAAATCGTTCACCGAGAGCTTGTAGAGCGGCTTCTTTTCCTTGTCCTTCGGCGCCGCGGCGTTGATCTCCTCGCGTGCCGCGAGCAGCTTGCCGATGTCGCAGTCCATTGTCAGATAGAAATGCGGAACGGTCTGCACCGACGCGGTGAGGCGCTGGGCGATCGTGCGCCGCATGCCGTCGTGCGGGATCACCTCGTAGGAGCCGGGTTCGAACAGCGCGAGAATCTGCTTGTCCGACATTGACGGCGCGATCGCGGGCGCGCCGGCGGGTGCTGCGGCCGGGGCTTTCAGGCCCTTGCCGGATTTGGCGTCTTCGACGTCGCGCGCGACGATGCGGCCATGCGGGCCGGAGCCGTTGATGCGGCCGAGCTCGATGCCGGCTTCCCTGGCGAGCCGGCGGGCCAGCGGCGACGAGAAGATGCGGGCGTGGCCGTTGGCCTGCGGGGCCGGTGCCGCCGCCTGAGGCGCTGGCGCCGGCGCAGCCGGTGCAGGTGCCGCAGCCATCGGCGCAGGCGCTGCGGCTGGTGCGGGCGCCGGTGCGGCAGCGGCTTTCGGCGGCGCTGCTGCCCCCGCTCCCGCCGCCTTCACGTCCTCGCCGTCGCCGGCCATCACCGCGATCACGTCGTTGACCGCGACATCCTGGGTACCTTCCGGCACCAGGATTTTTGCGATCGTTCCCTCGTCGACGGCTTCGACTTCCATCGTCGCCTTGTCGGTCTCGATTTCGGCGATCACGTCGCCCGACTTGACCTTGTCGCCCTCTTTCTTGAGCCACTTGGCAAGGTTGCCCTTTTCCATCGTGGGCGACAGCGCGGGCATCAGAATGTTGATGGGCATACCGACCTCACAAACCTATTCATGCTTCCATCGACCGGGAAGCTAACCAAAACGTCTGGGCCTCGGAAAGGCCCGATGGAAGACCTGCGCGCGTCAATTGCCGATATCGCCTTGCCACAGCCGCTCGTTGGCCGGAACCGACCGCCATGATTTCATCATGTTGATCGACCGCTCGTCCTCGAGATCGATATAGGGAATCGCGAACTGGGTCAGGATGTCTTTGCTGCCGGGAAACGTCACGGACTCGCCGATGACGAGCAGCGACAGCTTGAACAGCCCGACCGCGCCCGCGCACATCGAGCACGGCGACAGCGTGGTGTACATGACGGTGTCATGAAACGAAATCAGCCCGGCATTGCGCAGGCAGGACATCTCGCCGTGCAGGATGACGTTCTTCTCCTGCACCCGGTTATTATGCCCGCGCGCGATGATCTTGTTGTCGCGCGTCAGCACGGCGCCGATCGGCAGCCCCCCTTGCGCGATGCTCTTCTCGGCCTCGCGAATGGCTTCGGCCATAAAGTCGAAATGATATTGTTCAATTGCCAAAGGACTGCCTGTTTCTCTCAGTGACCCTGCTGCGAGCGGAGCGCGGTATCGCCCAAATCGGTCGGTCGCGCGATTTCGGCTTCGAACATGTCGACGATGCGTGTCAGCGCCTCGTCCTCGGTGTAGCCACTTTCGCGGGCATAGGCGCGCGCGGCATGGCGGGCGATGTCGACCAGCAGCAGGCCCCACATGTCCGGCTCCTCGAACGCGCGGGTGAAGGCGATCGACAGCCCGCCATCGACCACGAATGCGCGCAGCACCTCGATGGCATCATCGCGGCCCATGACGTCGGGCGGTAATGGCTGCTCCTTCGCCATGCGTCACCGATATGAGACGGCTTTGGCGGCTTCGACCACCTCGGCCACCGACGGCAATGCGAGTTTTTCGAGGTTCGCGGCATAGGGCATCGGCACGTCCTTGCCCGAGACGCGCTTAACCGGCGCGTCCAGATAGTCGAAGGCCTGCTCCATGATGCGGGCGGCGACTTCGGCGCCGACACCGCTCTGCTGCCAGCCCTCCTCCACCGTCACCGCGCGGCCGGTCTTCTTGACCGAGGCCACGATGGTGTCGGTGTCCATCGGACGCAGCGTGCGCAGATCGATCACTTCGGCCTCGATGCCTTCCTTCGCCAGTTCATCGGCGGCTTTCAGCGCGTAGCTCATGCCGTTCGACCACGAGATGATCGTCACGTGACCGCCTGACCGTACGATCCGGGCCTTGCCGATCGGCACCACATAGTCGTCGAGCTTGGGCACCTCGCCGGTATGGCCGTACAGCATTTCATTCTCGAGGAAGATCACCGGATTGGGATCGCGGATCGCGGCTTTCAGCAGGCCCTTGTAGTCGGCGGCCGAGAACGGCGCGACCACCTTGAGGCCCGGAACCTGCGAGTACCAGGCCGAGTAATCCTGGCTGTGCTGGGCTGCGACGCGCGACGCGGCGCCATTGGGCCCACGGAACACGATCGAACAGCCCATCTGTCCGCCGGACATGTACAGCGTCTTGGCCGCGGAGTTGATGATCTGGTCGATCGCCTGCATCGCGAAATTGAAGGTCATAAACTCGACGATCGGCTTCAGGCCCGACATCGCCGCACCGACGCCAATGCCGGCGAAGCCATGCTCGGTGATCGGCGTATCGATCACCCGTTTCGCGCCGAATTCCTGCAGCAATCCCTGACTGACTTTGTAGGCGCCCTGATATTCCGCGACCTCTTCGCCCATCAGGAACACGTCCGGGTCGCGCCGCATCTCCTCGGCCATCGCGTCGCGCAGCGCGTCGCGGATCGTCATCGTCACCATCTCGGTGCCAGCGGGAATTTCCGCATCAGGCTCGGCGACGGCTGCCGGCGCGGATGGCGCTTTCTTTTCTTCTGACGGGGGAGCTTCGGCTTTTGCTTCAGCAGGCGGCGCGGCCGGCTTCGGCGGCGCGCTGACCTTGCCGAGGTCCGCCGCACTCTCGCCGTCAGCCAAAATGGTCGCGATCGGGGTGTTGACCGCGACGTCGGCGGTGCCTTCGGGGATCAATATCTTGCCGAGCGTCCCCTCGTCGGTCGCCTCGACTTCCATCGTCGCCTTGTCGGTTTCGATCTCGGCGATGACATCGCCCGACTTGATGGTCTCGCCTTCCTTCTTCAGCCACTTGGCAAGGTTGCCCTTTTCCATGGTGGGCGACAGCGCAGGCATCAGCACTTGAATGGGCATGGGAACTCCGAAATTAAAACTTGCGCCTGCTCAGCGATAGATGTCGGTGTAAAGCTCGGATGCATC from Bradyrhizobium sp. Ash2021 encodes the following:
- a CDS encoding pyruvate dehydrogenase complex E1 component subunit beta → MPIQVLMPALSPTMEKGNLAKWLKKEGETIKSGDVIAEIETDKATMEVEATDEGTLGKILIPEGTADVAVNTPIATILADGESAADLGKVSAPPKPAAPPAEAKAEAPPSEEKKAPSAPAAVAEPDAEIPAGTEMVTMTIRDALRDAMAEEMRRDPDVFLMGEEVAEYQGAYKVSQGLLQEFGAKRVIDTPITEHGFAGIGVGAAMSGLKPIVEFMTFNFAMQAIDQIINSAAKTLYMSGGQMGCSIVFRGPNGAASRVAAQHSQDYSAWYSQVPGLKVVAPFSAADYKGLLKAAIRDPNPVIFLENEMLYGHTGEVPKLDDYVVPIGKARIVRSGGHVTIISWSNGMSYALKAADELAKEGIEAEVIDLRTLRPMDTDTIVASVKKTGRAVTVEEGWQQSGVGAEVAARIMEQAFDYLDAPVKRVSGKDVPMPYAANLEKLALPSVAEVVEAAKAVSYR
- a CDS encoding pyruvate dehydrogenase complex dihydrolipoamide acetyltransferase, whose amino-acid sequence is MPINILMPALSPTMEKGNLAKWLKKEGDKVKSGDVIAEIETDKATMEVEAVDEGTIAKILVPEGTQDVAVNDVIAVMAGDGEDVKAAGAGAAAPPKAAAAPAPAPAAAPAPMAAAPAPAAPAPAPQAAAPAPQANGHARIFSSPLARRLAREAGIELGRINGSGPHGRIVARDVEDAKSGKGLKAPAAAPAGAPAIAPSMSDKQILALFEPGSYEVIPHDGMRRTIAQRLTASVQTVPHFYLTMDCDIGKLLAAREEINAAAPKDKEKKPLYKLSVNDFVIKAMAVALQRIPNCNVSWTESGMLKHKHSDIGVAVAMPGGLITPIIRKAETKSLSTISGEMKDFAARARARKLKPEEYQGGTTAVSNLGMYGISHFTAVINPPHATILAVGTSEERAVVRGGKVEAAHMMSVTLSCDHRAIDGALGAELIGAFKMLIENPVMMLV
- a CDS encoding tripartite tricarboxylate transporter substrate-binding protein, whose translation is MRRAIWATLVAMLALGGAAAAENYPSHPITVIVPFSAGGPSDAMMRILAERMKLKLGETILIENVTGAGGSLGVGRTVRSAPDGYTIGFGHLGTNVANGAIYKLGYDLVADLEPVVLLPSNPMIIVSKNAVPAKSLKELLAWLKSRPVPAAAGTAGAGSGSHIAGLYFENVTGIKLQYVPYRGTGPALNDLVAGQIDIIVDQLSNSINQVHAGTIRGYAVTDSRRAEQAADIPTVDEAGLPGFHMTLWSGLWVPKGTPKEIVAKLNAAAVEALSDPAVRKQLENLGLQMTPLDQLSPEALGNWQKAEIAKWWPVIKAANVKVE
- the lpdA gene encoding dihydrolipoyl dehydrogenase, which produces MADTSFDIIIIGAGPGGYVTAIRAAQLGFKTAIVEKSYLGGICLNWGCIPTKALLRSAEIFHYMQHAKDYGLSAEKISYDPKAVVQRSRGVSKRLNDGVGFLMKKNKVSIIWGDASIDAPGKVTVKKSDVEAPKGALGEGAYQAKHIIIATGARPRVLPGLEPDQKLVWTYFEAMVPEKMPKSLLVVGSGAIGVEFASFFHTMGSDVTVVEVLPQILPVEDAEIAGLARKRFEKQGIKILSGTKVTKLEKKTDSVVATIDDGKGKPQTVEFERVISAVGVVGNIENLGLEKLGVKTDRGCVVIDGFGKTNVPGIYAIGDVAGPPMLAHKAEHEGVVCVEAIKGLHPHATDKDLIPGCTYCNPQIASVGLTEASAKEGGREIRVGRFPFVGNGKAIALGEDQGLVKVIFDKKTGQLLGAHMIGAEVTELIQGYVVAMNLETTEEELMHTIFPHPTLSEMMKEAVLDAYGRVLNI
- a CDS encoding threonine synthase, encoding MKDNDNLRIERPTFVTHLECAMEGDHYPADQIHNLSKAGKPLLVRYDLAGVKKALTKDALAQRPADMWRYREMLPVRKVADIVSLGEVTTPLIRLPKLSKKLGGGEIIVKDEGRLPTGSFKARGLVMAVSMGKALGIRHMAMPTNGNAGAALAAYATSCGIKTTIFCPADTPEVNVSEIELQGATVYRVNGLIDDCGKIVGEGKAKAGWFDTSTLKEPYRIEGKKTMGLELTEQLGWEVPDVIFYPTGGGTGLIGMWKAFAELEAIGFIGAKRPRMVAVQASGCAPMVRAFEAGTEHAPRWEDAHTIASGIRVPQAVGDFLILRAVRESKGFAIAVDDEKISAALNEVAREEGLLLCPEGAATYAAYQQSLADGRVTKNDRVMLFNCATGLKYPLPPVTRTLDRFQPIDYANL
- a CDS encoding nucleoside deaminase — protein: MAIEQYHFDFMAEAIREAEKSIAQGGLPIGAVLTRDNKIIARGHNNRVQEKNVILHGEMSCLRNAGLISFHDTVMYTTLSPCSMCAGAVGLFKLSLLVIGESVTFPGSKDILTQFAIPYIDLEDERSINMMKSWRSVPANERLWQGDIGN
- a CDS encoding DUF5076 domain-containing protein; translation: MAKEQPLPPDVMGRDDAIEVLRAFVVDGGLSIAFTRAFEEPDMWGLLLVDIARHAARAYARESGYTEDEALTRIVDMFEAEIARPTDLGDTALRSQQGH